One segment of Eschrichtius robustus isolate mEscRob2 chromosome 3, mEscRob2.pri, whole genome shotgun sequence DNA contains the following:
- the C3H1orf94 gene encoding uncharacterized protein C1orf94 homolog, with product MRCGGGRSPCLRALGGQRGFRKERKRMASGNGLALSSALVAKRPSALGPFPRYIWIHQDTPQDSLDKTCHEIWKRVQGLPEALQPRTSKEQLSAPMAGTPRDNGLSFQEEPLELTSGKDEISLLVEQEFLSLTKDHLILVTESSGELEAPSSSLEGPGQPAPCLLVPSLVAGSSERPGTSIIAGDKLLEPKVAVSVIGSRQDCNSAMSTVTGTLRTAKVKSAKGPEDRGNSLGASSSEISKLLAQFPLKSTETSKAPNSKMVLEETRVIKDFLQNSMFNGPGPGEPTEPGPFLLLPPPPPPAPPDKLDKPPKLPAQRKQLPVFAKICSKPEADPAMEGHKLMEWNPGAKQLTKGQESLFLSQWSQRRQETCGKEGGSDPMGSMSMALPAKKPAWPAKKNLLCEFLGATKNPSRQLELCSKVEVDGLELKLNPPVTGADKNNLKYTGNVFTPRFATTSTSATMNQPLWLNTNYPLLPVFTNPSTFPQYQGLYPQRAARMPYQQTLHPQLGCYSRQVTPYNPQQMGQQIFRSSYTPLLNYVPFVQSNYPYPQRTPQKLARNPRDPPPMAGDGLQYPFPQAYGFGSTSGGPLMNSPYFSSSGNGINF from the exons ATGAGGTGTGGTGGCGGACGGTCCCCCTGTCTTCGAGCCCTGGGTGGACAAAGGGGCTTCcggaaagagaggaagaggatgGCCAGTGGGAATGGGCTGGCTTTGTCCTCAGCCCTGGTGGCCAAGCGCCCCTCCGCCCTGGGCCCGTTCCCCAGGTACATCTGGATCCACCAGGACACACCCCAAGACAGCTTAGACAAGACTTGCCATGAAATCTGGAAGAGAGTTCAGGGCCTGCCCGAGGCCTTGCAGCCCAGGACCTCCAAGGAGCAGCTCTCTGCCCCCATGGCTGGCACCCCAAGAGACAATGGCCTCAGCTTCCAAGAAGA GCCTCTGGAGCTCACCAGTGGCAAAGATGAGATCTCCTTGCTGGTGGAGCAGGAGTTCTTGAGCCTCACCAAAGATCACCTCATCCTGGTCACAGAGAGCTCAGGGGAGCTGGAGGCGCCCAGCAGCTCCCTCGAGGGGCCCGGGCAGCCGGCTCCCTGCCTTCTTGTGCCTTCGCTGGTGGCAGGCAGCAGTGAACGCCCAGGAACCTCCATCATTGCCGGTGACAAGCTTCTGGAGCCAAAGGTGGCCGTGTCCGTTATCGGCAGCCGGCAGGACTGCAATTCTGCCATGTCTACGGTCACGGGCACCCTGCGTACTGCCAAGGTCAAGAGTGCCAAGGGGCCAGAGGACAGGGGCAACAGCCTGGGGGCCTCCAGCTCAGAGATCAGCAAGCTCCTGGCTCAGTTCCCACTGAAGTCCACGGAAACGTCCAAGGCCCCCAACAGCAAGATGGTGTTGGAGGAGACCAGGGTCATCAAGGACTTCCTGCAGAACAGCATGTTCAatggccctggacccggggagcCCACGGAGCCAGGCCCATTCCTGCTGCTGCCTCCCCCGCCTCCTCCAGCGCCTCCTGACAAGCTCGACAAGCCCCCCAAGCTCCCTGCTCAGAGGAAGCAGCTCCCAGTGTTTGCCAAGATCTGCTCCAAGCCCGAGGCTGACCCTGCCATGGAGGGGCACAAGTTGATGG AATGGAACCCTGGCGCCAAGCAGCTGACCAAGGGTCAAGAGAGCCTCTTTCTCAGTCAGTGGTCCCAGAGACGGCAGGAGACCTGTGGTAAGGAGGGTGGCAGTGACCCCATGGGCTCTATGTCCATGGCCCTGCCTGCCAAGaagcctgcctggccggccaagAAGAACCTGCTCTGTGAGTTCCTTGGGGCCACCAAGAACCCAAGCAGACAGCTGGAGCTTTGCAGCAAAGTGGAGGTGGACGGGCTGGAGCTGAAAC TTAACCCGCCCGTGACGGGGGCCGACAAGAACAACCTCAAGTACACAGGGAATGTCTTCACCCCACGCTTTGCCACCACCTCGACCTCAGCGACCATGAACCAGCCGCTCTGGCTCAACACGAACTATCCACTTCTGCCCGTGTTCACTAATCCCTCCACCTTCCCCCAGTACCAG gGCCTGTACCCACAGCGGGCAGCCAGGATGCCCTACCAGCAGACCCTGCACCCCCAGCTGGGGTGTTACTCCCGACAG GTGACGCCATACAACCCACAGCAGATGGGACAGCAGATTTTCCGCTCTTCCTACACCCCCCTGCTGAACTACGTCCCCTTCGTCCAGTCCAACTATCCGTACCCTCAGAGGACACCTCAGAAGCTGGCCAGAAATCCCCGAGACCCTCCCCCCATGGCAGGAGATGGGCTGCAGTACCCCTTCCCCCAGGCGTATGG